The following are encoded in a window of Pangasianodon hypophthalmus isolate fPanHyp1 chromosome 14, fPanHyp1.pri, whole genome shotgun sequence genomic DNA:
- the alp3 gene encoding alkaline phosphatase, tissue-nonspecific isozyme, giving the protein MIRFLVCVLCFLPTASGKSLQLDEQNPEFWRTQAQATLNSALRRKLNTNVAKNIVLFLGDGMGITTITAARILKGQLEDRPGEETVMNMDTFPYVGLAKVYSVDFQIPDSGATGTAYLCGVKTNLNVVGVSAAAQNGVCRSQTGNEVTSILKWAKDAGKSVGIVTTTRVQHATPAASYAHSVSRKWYSDADMPAAAKRDGCTDIASQLISNTDIDVIIGGGRKYMTPKGTADPEYPMDLNSAGMREDERNLINEWIDMKEGKVARYVWNKTDFDAVDPETTDYLMALFEPGDLRFEVERDPLMDPSIVETTEKAIRILQKNPRGFFLLVEGGRIDQGHHASRAFMALHETVALDNAVARALELTNEEETLTIVTADHSHSLSFNGYPFRGNSILGKSPVFGMDMLPYTTLMYGNGPGHKIINNKRQDIRQVDTRSKDYVQQAAAPLDSETHGGEDVAVLARGPMAHLFQGVNEQSYIAHAMAYAACVGTNQNHCYTARSSAPNMP; this is encoded by the exons ATGATTCGGTTCCTGGTGTGTGTCCTGTGCTTTCTTCCGACCGCCTCAGGGAAGTCCTTACAAT tggACGAGCAGAACCCGGAGTTTTGGAGAACTCAGGCTCAGGCTACACTGAACTCGGCTCTCAGGAGGAAACTCAACACTAATGTGGCCAAAAACATTGTGCTGTTCCTCGGAGATG gtatgggCATCACCACAATCACAGCCGCTCGCATACTGAAAGGCCAACTGGAGGACCGTCCAGGAGAGGAGACCGTCATGAACATGGACACGTTCCCTTATGTTGGTCTTGccaag gtgtactCAGTAGACTTTCAGATCCCAGACAGCGGAGCGACAGGGACGGCATATCTATGTGGtgtgaagacaaatctgaatgTTGTGGGTGTGAGCGCTGCTGCGCAGAATGGTGTGTGTCGCTCACAGACAGGAAATGAGGTCACGTCCATCCTCAAATGGGCTAAAGATGCAG GGAAGTCAGTTGGCATAGTAACGACTACACGTGTACAACACGCCACTCCAGCGGCTTCTTATGCCCACAGCGTCAGCAGGAAGTGGTACAGCGATGCTGACATGCCCGCTGCGGCCAAGAGAGACGGCTGCACTGACATCGCCTCCCAGCTCATCTCCAACACCGACAtcgat gtgattaTTGGCGGTGGCCGTAAGTACATGACCCCTAAAGGCACAGCGGACCCTGAGTATCCCATGGACCTGAACTCAGCCGGCATGAGAGAGGATGAACGCAACCTCATAAATGAGTGGATCGACATGAAGGAGGgaaag GTGGCTCGCTATGTGTGGAATAAGACAGACTTTGATGCGGTGGACCCCGAGACCACGGACTACCTGATGG CCCTGTTTGAACCTGGTGATCTGAGGTTCGAGGTGGAGAGAGACCCGCTCATGGATCCCTCCATCGTGGAGACGACTGAGAAAGCCATCCGCATCCTACAGAAGAACCCGAGAGGATTCTTTCTGCTAGTGGAGG GTGGACGTATCGATCAAGGACACCATGCTAGTCGTGCCTTTATGGCACTGCATGAAACTGTCGCCCTTGACAACGCTGTGGCCCGGGCACTGGAGCTGACCAATGAGGAAGAGACACTGACAATTGTCACTGCTGACCACTCCCACTCGCTCTCCTTTAACGGGTATCCCTTCAGGGGCAACAGCATTCTGG GTAAATCTCCTGTCTTCGGGATGGACATGCTCCCCTATACCACTCTGATGTATGGAAACGGCCCTGGACAcaaaatcatcaacaacaaaCGACAAGACATCCGCCAAGTGGACACCA ggAGTAAGGATTACGTGCAGCAGGCGGCGGCTCCTCTCGACTCAGAGACTCACGGAGGCGAGGATGTGGCCGTGTTGGCTCGAGGCCCCATGGCTCATCTGTTCCAGGGCGTTAATGAGCAGAGCTACATCGCTCACGCCATGGCCTACGCAGCCTGCGTGGGAACCAATCAGAACCACTGCTACACTGCACGGAGCTCCGCCCCCAACATGCCCTGA